A part of Streptomyces sp. NBC_01210 genomic DNA contains:
- a CDS encoding glycerophosphodiester phosphodiesterase: MTRVRHPYLDHPSVLAFAHRGGAADGIENTAAAFRRAADVGYRYFETDVHTTADGQLVAFHDATLDRVTDARGRIAALPWSEVRQARVAGREPLALFEELLEEFPRARWNVDVKAEPALVPLVDLIRRAGAWDRVCVGSFSEGRVARAMRLAGPRLATSYGVRGVVGLRLRSYGIPAALRAGAVCAQVPESQGGIRVVDRRFVRAAHDRGLQVHVWTVNEADRMAALLDLGVDGIMTDHLETLRTVLTDRGVWV; the protein is encoded by the coding sequence GTGACTCGCGTACGCCACCCTTACCTGGACCATCCGTCGGTACTCGCCTTCGCCCATCGTGGCGGGGCGGCCGACGGGATAGAGAACACCGCGGCCGCTTTCCGGCGGGCCGCCGATGTCGGCTACCGCTATTTCGAGACCGATGTCCACACCACCGCGGACGGGCAGCTGGTCGCCTTTCATGACGCGACGCTGGACCGGGTGACGGATGCGCGCGGTCGGATAGCGGCGCTGCCGTGGAGCGAGGTGCGGCAGGCGAGGGTGGCGGGCAGGGAACCGTTGGCGCTGTTCGAGGAGCTGCTGGAGGAGTTCCCCCGGGCGCGCTGGAATGTGGACGTCAAAGCGGAGCCAGCGCTGGTTCCGCTGGTGGATCTGATTCGCAGGGCGGGTGCCTGGGACCGGGTGTGTGTCGGTTCCTTCTCGGAGGGCCGGGTGGCCAGGGCGATGCGTCTCGCGGGGCCGCGGCTGGCGACGTCGTACGGGGTGCGGGGCGTGGTGGGTCTACGGCTGCGTTCGTACGGGATTCCGGCGGCGCTGCGGGCGGGTGCGGTGTGCGCTCAGGTCCCGGAGTCGCAGGGCGGCATCCGCGTGGTGGACCGGCGTTTTGTGCGGGCGGCGCACGATCGGGGTCTGCAGGTGCATGTCTGGACCGTGAATGAGGCGGATCGGATGGCGGCGCTCCTCGATCTCGGTGTGGATGGCATCATGACCGATCATCTGGAGACGTTGCGCACGGTACTGACCGACCGGGGAGTCTGGGTCTGA
- the yczE gene encoding membrane protein YczE, which produces MRQSTTARGGSIVSAHLTRRLLHLYIGLALCGVNSALLVRGGLGLEPWGVLHQGLAERTGLTIGVVSIIVGAAVLLLWIPIRQRPGLGTVSNVFVIGITMDGTLALVPDVSGLGAQIPVMAGGIVLNGVATGLYLSARFGPGPRDGLMTGLHRLTGRSIRLVRTAIELAVVATGFVLGGSVGVGTVAYALAIGPLAQLFLRVFAISERDGGSTVVAGATPKQAILRQ; this is translated from the coding sequence ATGCGTCAGTCCACAACCGCCAGAGGGGGCTCCATCGTGTCCGCGCATCTCACCCGCAGGCTGCTGCATCTGTACATCGGTCTGGCGCTGTGCGGGGTGAATTCGGCGCTCCTTGTGCGCGGCGGGCTGGGGCTCGAGCCGTGGGGTGTGCTTCATCAGGGTCTGGCCGAGCGCACGGGACTGACGATCGGCGTGGTGTCGATCATCGTCGGCGCGGCTGTTCTGCTGCTGTGGATTCCGATCAGGCAGCGGCCGGGTCTTGGCACGGTTTCGAATGTCTTTGTGATCGGAATCACGATGGACGGCACGCTGGCGCTGGTGCCCGATGTGTCCGGGCTCGGGGCGCAGATTCCGGTGATGGCCGGGGGCATCGTGCTCAATGGGGTGGCAACGGGCCTGTATCTCTCGGCGCGGTTCGGGCCGGGTCCGCGGGACGGTCTGATGACGGGGCTGCACCGGCTCACGGGGCGTTCGATCCGGCTGGTCCGTACGGCGATCGAGCTGGCTGTGGTGGCGACCGGCTTTGTGCTGGGCGGCTCGGTGGGTGTCGGCACGGTCGCGTATGCGTTGGCCATCGGGCCGCTGGCGCAGTTGTTCCTGCGTGTCTTCGCCATCTCGGAGCGGGACGGTGGCAGCACGGTGGTCGCCGGCGCGACACCGAAGCAGGCGATACTGCGGCAGTGA
- a CDS encoding polyprenol monophosphomannose synthase — MNDGGQRRYGPLGRALVIIPTYNEAENIKPIVSRVRVAVPEADILVADDNSPDGTGKFADELAAHDDKVHVLHRKGKEGLGAAYLAGFAWGIEHGYGVLVEMDADGSHQPEELPRLLTALKGADLVLGSRWVPGGRVVNWPKHRQFISRGGSTYSRLLLGLPLRDITGGFRAFRKETLEGLGLADVASQGYCFQVDLARRAVAAGYHVVEVPITFVEREVGDSKMSRDILVEALWRVTAWGVGDRANRLLGRKSS; from the coding sequence GTGAACGACGGCGGTCAGCGGCGGTACGGCCCGCTCGGCAGAGCCTTGGTGATCATCCCGACCTACAACGAGGCCGAGAACATCAAGCCGATCGTCTCCCGGGTGCGCGTTGCCGTGCCCGAGGCGGACATCCTCGTCGCCGACGACAACAGCCCCGACGGCACCGGCAAATTCGCCGATGAACTCGCGGCCCACGACGACAAGGTGCATGTACTGCACCGCAAGGGCAAGGAAGGCCTCGGCGCCGCGTACCTGGCGGGCTTTGCCTGGGGCATCGAGCACGGCTACGGCGTACTCGTCGAAATGGACGCCGACGGCTCCCACCAGCCCGAGGAACTGCCCCGGCTGCTCACCGCCCTCAAGGGCGCCGACCTGGTCCTCGGCTCGCGCTGGGTCCCCGGCGGCCGCGTGGTCAACTGGCCGAAGCACCGTCAGTTCATCTCGCGCGGCGGCAGCACGTACTCCCGGCTGCTCCTCGGCCTGCCGCTCCGTGACATCACGGGCGGCTTCCGGGCCTTTCGCAAGGAGACCCTCGAAGGGCTCGGCCTCGCGGACGTCGCCTCGCAGGGCTACTGCTTCCAGGTCGACCTCGCTCGCCGGGCCGTCGCCGCCGGCTACCACGTTGTCGAGGTCCCGATCACCTTCGTGGAGCGCGAGGTCGGCGACTCGAAGATGAGCCGCGACATCCTTGTCGAGGCGCTGTGGCGGGTCACCGCCTGGGGCGTCGGCGACCGGGCCAATCGTCTCCTCGGCCGCAAGTCCTCCTGA
- a CDS encoding HEAT repeat domain-containing protein, producing the protein MFDPVIAPSGTLLGLLQRGRGDGTLHALAAPRAEALAALNHCVLSDPRHDWQVENRSLYYARLYLDLHGSLEEIERHLWDTDDHLDTDEARTGLALAVLGHLASYGRGDALALLRRYAASGANWAWALDELALRDNDSGLRALATSVLARFPATPEGDAELAVAVRDAFEPRPWRLWAEDQRDAVGTRVRAAQEAGSFDRWQRQMRPTGPRPGWSVQAVFDWAEQGLERGSALHVPAARCLSAVAGPDDRPLIVEAARQGPDGARCAALHYLAESRDPVVLNLIEAATLSGSRAVADAAVSAFERMCGDEAVDRARGWVHRPDALGASAAGVLACRGSAKDAKLVLGALRETVRADGPDAPPLWTLVDGAGRLGIACAAPVLRHVYRETASSQLRGRAARALAATDSSFPTGFAVECLWDCEETTREVAALHAETGDVRVAERLRRLAADPAEEAEVQTAVRSRIGPDMPAV; encoded by the coding sequence ATGTTCGATCCAGTCATAGCGCCGAGCGGTACGCTGCTCGGCCTGCTGCAGAGAGGCCGCGGTGACGGCACGCTGCACGCGCTCGCCGCGCCGCGCGCCGAAGCGCTCGCGGCCCTCAACCACTGCGTACTGAGCGATCCCCGCCACGACTGGCAGGTCGAGAACCGCTCGCTGTACTACGCACGCCTCTACCTGGATCTCCACGGCAGTCTCGAGGAGATCGAGCGGCACCTCTGGGACACCGACGACCACCTCGACACCGACGAGGCCAGGACCGGCCTCGCGCTCGCGGTGCTCGGGCACCTCGCCTCGTACGGCAGGGGCGACGCCCTCGCCCTGCTGCGCAGATACGCCGCGAGCGGAGCCAACTGGGCCTGGGCCCTCGACGAGCTCGCCCTGCGCGACAACGACTCGGGTCTGCGGGCGCTGGCCACCTCGGTTCTCGCCCGTTTCCCGGCCACTCCGGAGGGTGACGCCGAACTTGCCGTCGCTGTACGGGACGCCTTCGAACCGCGTCCGTGGCGGCTGTGGGCGGAGGACCAGCGGGACGCCGTCGGCACCCGCGTGCGGGCAGCACAGGAGGCAGGCTCCTTCGACCGCTGGCAGCGCCAGATGCGGCCCACCGGGCCCCGGCCCGGATGGAGCGTCCAGGCAGTCTTCGACTGGGCCGAGCAGGGCCTGGAGCGCGGCAGCGCCCTCCATGTGCCCGCCGCCCGCTGCCTGTCCGCCGTTGCCGGACCCGACGACCGGCCGCTCATCGTCGAAGCCGCACGTCAGGGGCCCGACGGCGCGCGCTGTGCCGCCCTGCACTATCTCGCCGAATCACGGGACCCGGTCGTCCTCAATCTGATCGAGGCCGCGACGCTCAGCGGCTCTCGTGCCGTCGCCGACGCCGCTGTCTCCGCATTCGAGCGGATGTGCGGCGACGAGGCGGTCGACCGGGCGCGCGGCTGGGTGCACCGGCCCGACGCGCTCGGGGCGTCAGCGGCGGGTGTGCTCGCCTGCCGGGGCAGCGCCAAGGACGCCAAGCTGGTACTGGGCGCCCTGCGCGAGACCGTACGCGCCGACGGTCCTGACGCACCGCCGCTGTGGACACTCGTCGACGGGGCGGGACGGCTCGGTATCGCCTGCGCCGCACCCGTACTGCGCCATGTGTACCGGGAGACCGCTTCTTCCCAGCTCCGCGGGCGCGCGGCCCGCGCGCTCGCCGCCACCGACTCCTCCTTCCCCACCGGATTCGCCGTCGAATGTCTGTGGGACTGCGAGGAGACCACGAGAGAAGTCG
- a CDS encoding MFS transporter, with protein MTADTADRTTGTTGASERRREQRGWYFYDFACSVYSTSVLTVFLGPYLTSVAKAAADADGFVHPLGVPVRAGSVFAYSVSVSVVVAVLLMPLAGAAADRTGRKKPLLAVAAYVGATATAGMFFLDGDRYLLGAFLLIVANASLSVSMVLYNAYLPQISEPDERDAVSSRGWAFGYTSGALVLVLNLVVYSGHETFGLSESEAVRICLASAGLWWGAFTLVPLRRLRDRRLAPSGEGAVGSGWRQLMATLRDMRRHPLTLSFLLAYLIYNDGVQTVISQASIYGSEELGLDQTTLITAVLLVQVLAVAGALGMGRLARTHGAKRTILGSLAVWTLILAAGYFLPAGAPVWFFGLAGAIGLVLGGSQALSRSLFSHLVPRGKEAEYFSAYEMSDRGLSWLGPLVFGLAYQLTGSYRDAIISLVVFFALGFVLLARVPVRRAVAAAGNPVPERI; from the coding sequence ATGACGGCCGACACCGCGGACCGGACAACCGGAACGACCGGGGCGAGTGAGCGCAGACGCGAGCAACGCGGCTGGTATTTCTATGACTTCGCGTGCTCGGTCTATTCGACGAGTGTGCTGACGGTCTTCCTGGGGCCGTATCTGACGTCGGTGGCGAAAGCCGCGGCGGACGCCGACGGTTTTGTGCATCCGCTGGGTGTGCCGGTGCGGGCGGGTTCCGTTTTCGCGTACTCGGTGTCCGTGTCGGTGGTGGTGGCGGTGCTGCTGATGCCGCTGGCGGGCGCGGCGGCGGACCGTACCGGCCGGAAGAAGCCGCTGTTGGCGGTGGCGGCGTACGTGGGTGCGACCGCGACGGCGGGGATGTTCTTCCTGGACGGCGACCGGTATCTGCTGGGCGCGTTTCTGCTGATCGTCGCCAATGCGTCGCTGTCGGTGTCGATGGTGTTGTACAACGCGTATCTGCCGCAAATCTCGGAGCCGGACGAACGTGATGCGGTGTCGTCGCGCGGCTGGGCGTTCGGCTATACGTCAGGCGCGCTGGTACTGGTACTGAATCTGGTCGTGTACTCGGGTCACGAGACGTTCGGGCTTTCGGAGTCCGAGGCGGTGCGGATCTGTCTGGCGTCGGCGGGGCTGTGGTGGGGCGCCTTCACACTGGTGCCGCTGCGGCGGCTGCGGGACCGGCGGCTGGCGCCGAGTGGCGAGGGGGCGGTCGGTTCGGGGTGGCGGCAGCTGATGGCCACGTTGCGGGACATGCGCCGGCATCCGTTGACGCTGTCGTTCCTGCTGGCCTATCTGATCTACAACGACGGCGTGCAGACAGTCATCTCACAGGCTTCGATCTACGGGTCGGAGGAGCTGGGTCTTGATCAGACAACGTTGATCACGGCAGTGCTGCTGGTGCAGGTGCTCGCGGTGGCGGGTGCGCTGGGCATGGGGCGGCTGGCCAGGACACATGGGGCCAAGCGGACGATTCTGGGTTCACTGGCGGTCTGGACGCTGATTCTGGCGGCGGGGTACTTCCTGCCGGCCGGGGCGCCGGTGTGGTTCTTCGGTCTCGCCGGGGCGATCGGGCTGGTTCTGGGCGGAAGCCAGGCGTTGTCGCGGTCGTTGTTCTCACATCTGGTTCCGCGCGGCAAGGAGGCCGAGTATTTCTCGGCCTATGAGATGAGCGACCGCGGGCTGAGCTGGCTGGGGCCGCTGGTGTTCGGGCTTGCATACCAGCTGACCGGCAGTTATCGGGACGCGATCATCTCTTTGGTGGTCTTCTTCGCGCTGGGATTCGTGCTGCTGGCACGGGTACCGGTGAGGCGTGCCGTGGCGGCCGCGGGCAACCCTGTGCCGGAGCGGATTTAG
- a CDS encoding SCO1417 family MocR-like transcription factor, producing the protein MTQWTSAVGAAQLARQLTSQQSRPAGPGTRKPPAYRALADGIRLLVLEGRVPVAARLPAERELALALSVSRTTVAAAYEALRAEGFLESRRGAGSWTAVPAGNPLPARGLEPLPPESLGSMIDLGCAALPAPEPWLTRAVQGALEELPPYAHTHGDYPAGLPALRQMLADRYTRRGIPTMPEQIMVTTGAMGAIDAICHLFAGRGERIAVESPSYANILQLMREAGARLVPVAMAEGLTGWDLSRWRQVLRDAAPRLAYVVADFHNPTGALADEDQRRRLVDAARSAGTVLVVDETMSELHLDDDIDMPRPVCAFDPAGSTVLTVGSASKAFWAGMRIGWVRAAPDVIRSLVAARAYADLGTPVLEQLAVNWLMQTGGWEEAVSIRRTQARENRDALVAAVRRELPDWEFDVPSGGLTLWVRTGGLSGSRLAEVGERVGVRVPSGPRFGVDGAFEGYVRLPFTVGGVVAEEAAARLAAAARLVETGASTGTEAPRTFVA; encoded by the coding sequence ATGACGCAGTGGACCTCAGCGGTAGGCGCGGCTCAGCTCGCCAGGCAGCTCACCTCCCAGCAATCCCGCCCGGCCGGACCAGGCACCCGCAAGCCCCCCGCCTACCGCGCACTCGCCGACGGCATCCGGCTCCTCGTCCTCGAAGGCCGCGTCCCTGTCGCCGCACGGCTCCCCGCCGAACGCGAACTCGCCCTCGCCCTCTCCGTCAGCCGCACCACCGTCGCGGCGGCCTACGAAGCGCTGCGCGCCGAAGGCTTCCTCGAGTCCCGCAGGGGAGCGGGCAGCTGGACCGCCGTACCCGCCGGGAACCCACTGCCCGCCCGCGGACTGGAACCCCTGCCGCCGGAATCGCTCGGCTCGATGATCGACCTCGGCTGCGCCGCCCTGCCCGCGCCCGAACCCTGGCTCACCCGAGCCGTCCAGGGAGCGCTCGAAGAACTGCCCCCGTACGCACACACCCACGGCGACTACCCGGCCGGCCTGCCCGCCCTGCGCCAGATGCTTGCCGACCGCTACACCCGGCGCGGCATCCCCACCATGCCCGAGCAGATCATGGTCACCACCGGCGCGATGGGCGCCATCGACGCCATCTGCCACCTCTTCGCGGGGCGCGGCGAACGCATCGCCGTCGAATCCCCCTCCTACGCCAACATCCTCCAGCTGATGCGCGAGGCCGGGGCCCGCCTCGTGCCGGTGGCCATGGCCGAAGGGCTGACCGGCTGGGACCTGTCCCGGTGGCGGCAGGTACTGCGCGACGCCGCGCCCCGGCTCGCCTACGTCGTCGCCGACTTCCACAACCCCACCGGCGCGCTTGCCGACGAGGACCAGCGGCGCCGCCTCGTGGACGCCGCACGCTCGGCCGGCACCGTCCTGGTCGTCGACGAGACCATGTCCGAGCTGCACCTGGACGACGACATCGACATGCCGCGGCCCGTCTGCGCCTTCGACCCGGCGGGCAGTACGGTCCTCACCGTCGGCTCGGCCAGCAAGGCCTTCTGGGCCGGCATGCGGATCGGATGGGTGCGCGCGGCACCCGACGTGATCCGTTCCCTGGTCGCGGCACGCGCATACGCGGACCTGGGCACGCCGGTGCTGGAACAGCTCGCGGTCAACTGGCTGATGCAGACCGGGGGCTGGGAGGAAGCCGTGTCCATTCGGCGTACCCAGGCACGCGAGAACCGTGACGCGCTGGTCGCGGCGGTCCGCCGGGAGCTGCCGGACTGGGAGTTCGATGTGCCGAGCGGTGGGCTGACGCTCTGGGTACGCACCGGAGGGCTGTCGGGATCCCGGCTCGCCGAGGTCGGTGAGCGCGTGGGGGTGCGGGTGCCTTCGGGGCCGCGATTCGGTGTCGACGGGGCCTTCGAGGGCTACGTACGGCTGCCGTTCACGGTCGGCGGGGTGGTCGCGGAGGAGGCGGCGGCGCGGCTGGCGGCGGCGGCGCGGCTCGTCGAGACGGGCGCGAGCACCGGCACGGAGGCGCCGCGGACGTTTGTTGCCTGA
- a CDS encoding RNA polymerase-binding protein RbpA — protein MSERALRGTRLVVTSYETDRGIDLAPRQAVEYACENGHRFEMPFSVEADIPPEWECKACGAQALLVDGDGPEEKKGKPARTHWDMLMERRTREELEEVLAERLAVLRSGAMNIAVHPRDSRKSA, from the coding sequence ATGAGTGAGCGAGCTCTCCGCGGTACGCGACTCGTGGTGACCAGCTACGAGACGGACCGCGGCATCGATCTGGCCCCGCGCCAGGCGGTGGAGTACGCATGTGAGAACGGCCATCGATTTGAGATGCCGTTCTCCGTTGAGGCGGACATTCCGCCGGAGTGGGAGTGCAAGGCGTGTGGCGCCCAGGCACTCCTGGTGGACGGCGATGGCCCCGAGGAGAAGAAGGGCAAGCCGGCGCGAACGCACTGGGACATGCTCATGGAGCGGCGTACCCGCGAGGAGCTGGAGGAGGTGCTGGCCGAGAGGCTGGCGGTTCTGCGCTCCGGCGCCATGAACATCGCTGTGCATCCGCGGGACAGCCGGAAGTCCGCCTGA
- the fxsA gene encoding FxsA family membrane protein: protein MTTGTPPPTAPRRSRARNLVPLGIATWLVLEIWLLTLVAGAAGGLTVLALLVGGGILGAVVIKRAGRRAFRNLTETLQQAQAGNSPAPGTGSTGNGFLMLGGLLLILPGLISDVAGLLLLLQPVRSALGRYTESSLEHRMRVAAPGSLGDAFQQARIHRPDGKVVQGEVIRQDATQPSRGYEDGGPRPPLTP from the coding sequence ATGACGACCGGCACTCCGCCCCCGACAGCCCCCAGGCGCTCGCGCGCCCGCAATCTCGTGCCGCTCGGCATCGCCACCTGGCTGGTGCTCGAGATCTGGCTGCTGACCCTGGTGGCCGGAGCGGCCGGCGGACTCACTGTCCTTGCCCTGCTCGTCGGCGGCGGCATCCTCGGCGCCGTCGTCATCAAGCGGGCCGGTCGGCGGGCCTTCCGCAATTTGACCGAGACCCTCCAGCAGGCGCAGGCCGGCAACAGCCCGGCGCCCGGGACCGGCAGCACCGGCAACGGGTTCCTGATGCTCGGTGGCCTTCTTCTGATTCTGCCGGGACTGATCTCCGACGTGGCGGGCCTGCTGCTTCTGCTGCAGCCCGTCCGCTCGGCGCTCGGGCGGTACACGGAGAGCTCCCTGGAGCACCGGATGCGCGTCGCCGCCCCCGGCAGCCTGGGCGATGCCTTCCAGCAGGCCCGCATCCACCGCCCGGACGGCAAGGTCGTCCAGGGTGAGGTCATCCGGCAGGACGCCACGCAGCCCTCGCGGGGCTACGAGGACGGCGGCCCGAGGCCCCCGCTGACCCCCTGA
- a CDS encoding ATP-binding protein → MARRPLPRILSSGSAQLARSREIARTAADSATDVLHPLITITRGLRQLAATAARRWAATPKERRGPALFLIVGCGLVVVLIPYGPLVALISVMAAAAWKGRVRTPVRTGPDEAETGRLQALYEALVPYFSVAEDPAPLFAHGGEWSKAFSGYEFDGNGRLTRLSVKYPAYFTDGESESRARIEKLLHAKSGRGREYLFNWDEEGNQLVMSVLPALPTSIAAQRFVTVPGETVLGFTDADAVQRTVPVKEGEETRDAPPVVWRTGPRSTEPHLLVVGEPGSGATTLLRSIALQALQHGDVLIIEGSGTGEYACLTGRTGVLALECGLAGALAALEWAAHETERRLISANRARQAGHPAPEDTKRPLWILLDRPSILGHLAAADGHPDPQQLLQVPLRHGRAAHVTVVVAEQFDSLDALTEAVRTHTRARVVLGPATFEQVESVLGVEPHTTPTTEVPSGRGYARLGTGSVLRLQVPATPDPYDETTSEAHRQAVLDLLPERPERVEAAAPDPVPAEG, encoded by the coding sequence GTGGCCCGGCGCCCACTCCCCCGCATTCTCAGCAGCGGCAGCGCACAGCTCGCCCGGAGCCGCGAGATCGCGCGCACGGCCGCCGACAGCGCCACGGACGTCCTTCATCCGCTGATCACGATCACCCGTGGTCTGCGGCAGCTGGCCGCCACGGCAGCGCGCAGGTGGGCCGCCACCCCCAAGGAACGGCGTGGTCCCGCGCTGTTCCTGATCGTGGGCTGCGGCCTGGTGGTCGTGCTCATCCCGTACGGGCCACTGGTCGCCCTGATCTCGGTGATGGCCGCGGCCGCCTGGAAGGGCCGGGTGCGTACGCCGGTGAGGACCGGGCCTGACGAAGCGGAGACCGGGCGGCTCCAGGCCCTCTACGAGGCGCTCGTGCCGTACTTCTCCGTCGCCGAGGACCCGGCTCCGCTGTTCGCCCACGGCGGCGAATGGAGCAAGGCCTTCAGCGGCTACGAATTCGACGGCAACGGACGCCTCACCCGGCTGTCGGTGAAGTACCCCGCCTACTTCACCGACGGCGAGTCCGAGTCCCGGGCCCGGATCGAGAAGCTGCTGCATGCCAAGTCCGGACGCGGCCGCGAGTATCTCTTCAACTGGGACGAGGAGGGCAACCAGCTCGTGATGAGCGTGCTCCCCGCACTGCCCACCTCCATCGCCGCCCAGCGTTTCGTCACCGTCCCCGGCGAAACCGTGCTGGGCTTCACCGACGCCGACGCGGTGCAGCGCACCGTGCCGGTGAAGGAGGGCGAGGAGACCAGGGACGCGCCACCCGTCGTCTGGCGTACGGGTCCGCGTTCGACGGAGCCGCATCTGCTGGTCGTCGGCGAGCCCGGCAGCGGCGCCACCACCCTGCTGCGCTCGATCGCTCTGCAGGCCCTGCAGCACGGAGACGTACTGATCATCGAGGGCAGCGGCACCGGTGAGTACGCCTGTCTGACGGGGCGGACAGGCGTACTGGCTCTGGAGTGCGGGCTGGCCGGAGCGCTGGCGGCCCTGGAGTGGGCGGCGCACGAGACCGAGCGCAGGCTGATCTCCGCCAACCGGGCCCGGCAGGCCGGGCACCCCGCACCCGAGGACACCAAACGGCCGTTGTGGATCCTGCTGGACCGCCCGAGCATCCTCGGCCATCTGGCGGCGGCCGACGGGCACCCCGATCCGCAGCAGCTACTGCAGGTACCACTGCGTCATGGCCGGGCGGCCCACGTGACGGTGGTCGTGGCCGAGCAGTTCGACAGCCTGGACGCGCTCACCGAGGCCGTACGGACGCATACGCGTGCCCGCGTGGTGCTGGGTCCTGCTACCTTCGAGCAGGTGGAGTCCGTGCTCGGCGTGGAGCCGCACACCACGCCGACGACCGAAGTGCCGTCCGGCCGGGGCTACGCACGGCTTGGTACGGGTTCGGTGCTCAGGCTGCAGGTGCCGGCGACCCCGGACCCGTACGACGAAACGACGAGCGAGGCGCACCGGCAGGCTGTGCTGGACCTGCTGCCGGAGAGGCCGGAGCGAGTCGAGGCGGCGGCCCCGGACCCCGTACCGGCCGAGGGCTGA
- a CDS encoding ankyrin repeat domain-containing protein produces the protein MSEAPDPEVIELATKVFDLARQGETEALAAYIDAGVPANLTNDRGDTLVMLAAYHGHASAVEALIARGAEPDRANDRGQTPLAGAVFKGEDAVIRALLAGGADPEAGTPSAMDTARMFGKTDLLELFGGH, from the coding sequence ATGAGCGAAGCCCCGGATCCCGAGGTGATCGAGCTCGCGACCAAGGTCTTCGATCTGGCCCGTCAGGGAGAGACCGAGGCGCTCGCCGCGTACATCGACGCAGGCGTCCCGGCGAACCTCACCAACGACCGCGGGGACACCCTCGTCATGCTGGCCGCCTACCACGGGCACGCCTCCGCGGTGGAGGCGCTCATCGCCCGCGGCGCGGAGCCGGACCGGGCCAACGACCGCGGCCAGACGCCGCTCGCCGGAGCCGTCTTCAAGGGTGAGGACGCCGTCATCCGCGCCCTGCTGGCCGGCGGAGCAGATCCGGAAGCCGGAACTCCATCCGCGATGGATACCGCGCGGATGTTTGGGAAGACAGACCTCCTGGAGCTGTTCGGCGGCCATTGA